In Athene noctua chromosome 8, bAthNoc1.hap1.1, whole genome shotgun sequence, a genomic segment contains:
- the MTERF4 gene encoding transcription termination factor 4, mitochondrial encodes MAAWLLRGGGRAGRATVARGLPAAPGLCPRRGCGGAAALRAMGFSEEQARRLLALQPELGPQRREAAAAQLLLLGLGAEAALGLLERSPALLRMPTERLRERAEDLRRLGLDEGQLRRALSRCPQLFTVPRRRMAAAVRLLRERCLFTAEQLREVLGTCPGVLLEEPHRLHHHFQYAYFRMGLRQKEMVKARLFHMPFAELRNRHIFLERRGFYQTPHKGQTKTDNPKLKDILQLPEKDFLGSLACATTEEYEVFKKMLAREEEEEEDRDALYEEDEEDLDSEGSKTA; translated from the exons ATGGCCGCGTGGCtgctgcgcggcggcgggcgggcgggccgggccacggtggcccggggcctccccgccgcgcccgggctgTGCccccgccgcggctgcgggggggcggcggcgctgcgggcCATGGGCTTCAGCGAGGAGCAGGCCCGGCGCCTGCTGGCGCTGCAGCCGGAGCTCGGCCCgcagcggcgggaggcggcggcggcgcagctgctgctgctggggctgggcgcCGAGGCCGCCCTGGGCCTGCTGGAGCGGAGCCCGGCGCTGCTGCGGATGCCGACGGAGCGGCTGCGGGAGCGCGCCGAGGACCTGCGGCGCCTGGGGCTGGACGAAG GGCAGCTGCGCCGGGCCCTGAGCCGCTGCCCCCAGCTCTTCACCGTGCCCCGGCGGAGGATGGCGGCGGCGGTGCGGCTGCTGCGGGAGCGGTGCCTCTTCACGGCGGAGCAGCTGCGGGAGGTGCTGGGGACCTGCCCCggggtgctgctggaggagccgCACCGCCTCCACCACCACTTccag tACGCCTACTTCAGGATGGGGCTCCGGCAGAAGGAGATGGTGAAGGCCCGGCTCTTCCACATGCCCTTCGCTGAGCTCAGGAACCGGCACATCTTCCTGGAGCGCCGGGGCTTCTACCAGACCCCGCACAAAGGCCAGACCAAGACCGATAACCCAAAGCTGAAGGACATCCttcagctcccggagaaggactTCCTGGGCAGCCTGGCCTGCGCCACCACAGAGGAGTATGAGGTCTTCAAGAAGATGCTGGCtcgagaggaggaagaggaggaggacagggaTGCACTATACGAAGAGGACGAGGAAGACTTGGATAGCGAAGGAAGTAAAACAGCCTAG
- the SNED1 gene encoding sushi, nidogen and EGF-like domain-containing protein 1 isoform X8, translating to MLMWMSVSPTRVRMEPPASTGLAASAAGACQASEVPTVRRKSHHVRAGCARTAGGARWRTGQQRACASREVNECESSPCLNGGHCVDLVDNYTCVCLEPFVGQRCETDLSSCEDRSCRNRQTCNYIRPGRYICTCSPGYYGNNCQYGGPRVPGACLSHPCQNAGSCLETEQGYVCECQEGYTGQDCRDKLSEGCECRNGGSCLEGNVTICQCPPGFFGLLCEFEVTTTPCNMNTQCPDGGYCMEYGGSYLCVCHTDYGTNHTMPSPCDSEPCMNGGSCEVHDDSYTCECPRGFLGKHCEKAKPRLCSTGPCRNGGTCREADGEYHCTCPYRFTGKHCEIGKPDPCASGPCQNGGTCFHYIGKYKCDCPPGYAGRHCEIVPSPCFLSPCENGATCEDLGGNYACTCPLGYVGKHCQSEVDCGVPSEVKHAQAFFNSTKVGSLAEYQCELGYTLSQHNHPRVCRLPGIWSDPPECDEIDECRSQPCLNGGRCKDHVAEFLCLCEPGYTGHHCESDVDECQSEPCKNGGTCQDLPGSFACHCPEGFVGTQCETEVDACESGPCQNGGECKSYGGSYLCMCPEGFFGYHCETASDPCFSSPCGSRGYCLPSNGTHSCTCKVSYTGKSCEKELLPPTSLKVERVEDTGVLISWHPPEDAAARQLIDGYAVTYVSLDGSYRRTDFVDRSRSAHQLRALASGRAYNISVFSVKRNVNNKNDISRPIMLTTRTRPRPVEGFEITNVTASTITVQWALHRLKHSTVSRVRVSIRQPGDLADRTVELNSSVAKYTFLDLQPGERYVVHVTTLSGLGTEDHPSESLATAPFHVWTRPLPPQNLTASRVTATSVSMAWEQPPAGAVEGYIINVTTAQSVKSRYVPNGKLVSYTVRDLLSGQRYRLSVTAVQNTEQGQVHSEPIHLYVTTLQRDGTPERRWSQAGHPRVLRNRLPPAFLPELRLLADHDTAEEPSPAPRFTELVDGRGRISARFGTVLGKSITVKTQLEAPVKLENVEVSSQGSLALQLHEAKSKSGGQNCSVNPCKNGGTCAREAESYHCDCRPGFKGRLCELAACKKVPHSCTRLYSETKSFPVWEGGTCHYLYRRVYKVHQDICYKESCESTGSEKTTSRKPSNSHTLKKP from the exons AAGAGTCACCATGTGAGAGCAGGGTGTGCCAGAACGGCGGGAGGTGCCAGGTGGCGAACGGGACAGCAGCGTGCTTGTGCCAGCCGGG AGGTGAACGAGTGTGAGTCCAGCCCATGCCTGAACGGCGGGCACTGCGTCGATCTGGTCGATAACTACACCTGTGTGTGCCTGGAGCCCTTCGTTGGACAGCGCTGTGAGACAg ACTTGTCTTCCTGCGAGGACCGGAGCTGCCGGAACCGGCAGACGTGCAACTACATCCGCCCCGGCCGCTACATCTGCACCTGCTCCCCAGGTTATTATGGCAACAACTGCCAGTATG gTGGGCCGCGCGTGCCCGGTGCCTGCCTCTCCCACCCGTGCCAGAacgcaggcagctgcctggagaCGGAGCAGGGCTATGTCTGTGAATGTCAGGAGGGCTACACTGGGCAGGACTGTCGAGACA AGCTCTCGGAGGGATGCGAGTGTCGCAATGGAGGCAGTTGTCTGGAGGGGAATGTCACCATCTGCCAATGCCCACCTGGGTTTTTTGGTCTCCTCTGTGAATTTG AAGTCACTACCACGCCGTGCAACATGAACACGCAGTGCCCGGACGGCGGGTACTGCATGGAGTATGGTGGGAGCTACCTCTGCGTCTGCCACACTGACTACGGCACCAATCACA CAATGCCATCCCCCTGTGACTCGGAGCCCTGCATGAACGGGGGATCCTGTGAGGTTCACGACGACTCATACACGTGCGAGTGTCCTCGAGGCTTCCTTGGCAAGCACTGTGAGAAAG ccaagccacGGCTCTGCAGCACAGGGCCCTGTCGCAACGGGGGCACCTGCAGGGAGGCAGACGGCGAGTACCACTGCACCTGCCCCTACCGCTTCACTGGCAAGCACTGCGAGATCG GTAAGCCGGACCCCTGCGCCTCGGGGCCCTGCCAGAACGGGGGCACCTGCTTCCACTACATCGGCAAGTACAAGTGCGACTGTCCCCCAGGCTACGCCGGCCGGCACTGCGAGATCG TGCCCTCCCCGTGCTTCCTTAGCCCCTGTGAGAATGGTGCTACCTGCGAGGACCTCGGTGGGAACTACGCTTGCACCTGCCCGCTGGGCTATGTGGGGAAGCACTGCCAGTCCG AGGTTGACTGTGGTGTCCCCAGCGAGGTGAAGCATGCCCAGGCCTTTTTCAACTCCACCAAGGTGGGCTCGCTGGCTGAATACCAGTGTGAGCTGGGCTACACCCTCAGTCAGCACAACCACCCCCGTGTCTGCCGCTTGCCAGGCATCTGGAGCGACCCCCCCGAATGTGATG AGATTGATGAGTGCCggtcccagccctgcctgaaCGGTGGCCGGTGCAAGGACCACGTCGCAGAGTTCCTGTGCCTGTGTGAGCCGGGTTACACCGGCCACCACTGCGAGTCGG ATGTCGACGAGTGCCAGTCAGAGCCCTGCAAGAATGGTGGGACCTGCCAGGACCTCCCTGGGTCCTTCGCTTGCCACTGTCCCGAGGGTTTTGTGGGGACCCAGTGCGAGACAG AAGTGGATGCTTGTGAGTCGGGCCCTTGCCAAAATGGAGGGGAGTGCAAGAGCTACGGGGGCTCCTACCTTTGCATGTGCCCGGAGGGTTTCTTCGGCTACCACTGCGAGACAG CCAGCGACCCATGCTTCTCCAGCCCCTGCGGGAGCAGAGGCTATTGCCTGCCCAGCAACGGCACCCACAGCTGCACCTGCAAAGTCAGCTACACAGGCAAGAGCTGTGAAAAAG AATTGCTGCCACCAACCTCATTAAAGGTGGAAAGGGTGGAGGACACTGGTGTGTTGATTTCTTGGCACCCTCCTGAGGACGCAGCCGCCAGGCAACTCATTGACGGCTACGCCGTGACGTACGTATCCCTCGACGGCTCTTACCGCAGGACAGATTTTGTGGACCGAAGTCGTTCTGCCCACCAATTGCGGGCACTAGCCTCCGGCAGAGCCTacaatatttctgtcttttcagtCAAACGCAACGTGAACAACAAGAATGATATCAGCAGGCCCATCATGCTCACCACGCGCACTA GACCGCGTCCGGTGGAAGGCTTTGAGATCACAAACGTGACAGCCAGCACCATCACGGTGCAATGGGCTCTCCACCGGCTCAAGCACTCCACTGTCAGTAGGGTGCGTGTCTCCATCCGCCAGCCGGGGGACCTGGCAGACCGCACCGTGGAGCTGAACAGCAGCGTGGCCAAGTACACCTTCCT ggacctgcagccaggagagaggtATGTTGTCCATGTCACGACGCTGAGCGGCCTGGGAACAGAAGACCACCCCTCAGAGAGTCTGGCTACAGCCCCCTTCCACGTGTGGACAA GGCCTCTCCCCCCGCAAAACCTGACTGCCTCCCGCGTCACCGCCACCTCCGTGTCCATGGCGTGGGAGCAGCCACCCGCCGGCGCCGTGGAGGGGTACATCATCAACGTCACCACTGCTCAGAGTGTGAAGAGCCGCTATGTACCCAACGGGAAGCTCGTGTCCTACACGGTGCGGGACCTGCTCTCCGGGCAGCGGTACCGCCTGTCTGTGACGGCTGTGCAGAACACGGAGCAAGGCCAAGTGCACAGCGAGCCCATACACCTCTACGTCACCACCC TGCAGAGGGATGGGACTCCAGAGAGACGGTGGAGCCAAGCTGGACACCCCCGGGTCCTGCGCAACAGGCTGCCCCCAGCCTTCCTGCCCGAACTCCGCTTGCTAGCAGATCATGACACAGCTGAGGAGCCCTCACCAGCTCCCAG GTTCACCGAGCTGGTGGATGGCAGAGGGAGGATCAGCGCCAGGTTCGGCACTGTGTTGGGCAAATCGATCACTGTGAAGACAC AGCTGGAGGCTCCAGTGAAGCTGGAGAATGTGGAGGTGTCCAGCCAGGGCAGTCTGGCACTGCAGCTGCACGAGGCAAAGAGCAAGA GCGGGGGGCAGAACTGCTCTGTGAACCCGTGCAAGAACGGAGGCACCTGCGCCAGGGAGGCCGAGTCCTACCACTGTGACTGCCGCCCGGGATTCAAAGGCCGGCTCTGTGAGCTGG CAGCCTGCAAGAAGGTGCCACACTCGTGCACGCGGCTGTACTCGGAAACCAAGTCATTCCCCGTGTGGGAAGGAGGTACCTGCCACTACCT GTACAGGAGAGTCTACAAGGTACACCAGGACATCTGTTACAAGGAGAGCTGCGAGAGCACCGGTTCCGAGAAGACAACCAGCAG aaaaCCAAGCAACAGTCACACACTGAAGAAGCCATAG
- the SNED1 gene encoding sushi, nidogen and EGF-like domain-containing protein 1 isoform X7, whose product MLRPCLNGGKCIEDCITGNPSYTCSCLAGFTGKRCHVDVDECLSHPCQNGATCLNGAGSFSCRCLPGFRGANCETEESPCESRVCQNGGRCQVANGTAACLCQPGYAGEDCQTEVNECESSPCLNGGHCVDLVDNYTCVCLEPFVGQRCETDLSSCEDRSCRNRQTCNYIRPGRYICTCSPGYYGNNCQYGGPRVPGACLSHPCQNAGSCLETEQGYVCECQEGYTGQDCRDKLSEGCECRNGGSCLEGNVTICQCPPGFFGLLCEFEVTTTPCNMNTQCPDGGYCMEYGGSYLCVCHTDYGTNHTMPSPCDSEPCMNGGSCEVHDDSYTCECPRGFLGKHCEKAKPRLCSTGPCRNGGTCREADGEYHCTCPYRFTGKHCEIGKPDPCASGPCQNGGTCFHYIGKYKCDCPPGYAGRHCEIVPSPCFLSPCENGATCEDLGGNYACTCPLGYVGKHCQSEVDCGVPSEVKHAQAFFNSTKVGSLAEYQCELGYTLSQHNHPRVCRLPGIWSDPPECDEIDECRSQPCLNGGRCKDHVAEFLCLCEPGYTGHHCESDVDECQSEPCKNGGTCQDLPGSFACHCPEGFVGTQCETEVDACESGPCQNGGECKSYGGSYLCMCPEGFFGYHCETASDPCFSSPCGSRGYCLPSNGTHSCTCKVSYTGKSCEKELLPPTSLKVERVEDTGVLISWHPPEDAAARQLIDGYAVTYVSLDGSYRRTDFVDRSRSAHQLRALASGRAYNISVFSVKRNVNNKNDISRPIMLTTRTRPRPVEGFEITNVTASTITVQWALHRLKHSTVSRVRVSIRQPGDLADRTVELNSSVAKYTFLDLQPGERYVVHVTTLSGLGTEDHPSESLATAPFHVWTRPLPPQNLTASRVTATSVSMAWEQPPAGAVEGYIINVTTAQSVKSRYVPNGKLVSYTVRDLLSGQRYRLSVTAVQNTEQGQVHSEPIHLYVTTLQRDGTPERRWSQAGHPRVLRNRLPPAFLPELRLLADHDTAEEPSPAPRFTELVDGRGRISARFGTVLGKSITVKTQLEAPVKLENVEVSSQGSLALQLHEAKSKSGGQNCSVNPCKNGGTCAREAESYHCDCRPGFKGRLCELAACKKVPHSCTRLYSETKSFPVWEGGTCHYLYRRVYKVHQDICYKESCESTGSEKTTSRKPSNSHTLKKP is encoded by the exons AAGAGTCACCATGTGAGAGCAGGGTGTGCCAGAACGGCGGGAGGTGCCAGGTGGCGAACGGGACAGCAGCGTGCTTGTGCCAGCCGGGGTACGCAGGGGAGGACTGCCAGACAg AGGTGAACGAGTGTGAGTCCAGCCCATGCCTGAACGGCGGGCACTGCGTCGATCTGGTCGATAACTACACCTGTGTGTGCCTGGAGCCCTTCGTTGGACAGCGCTGTGAGACAg ACTTGTCTTCCTGCGAGGACCGGAGCTGCCGGAACCGGCAGACGTGCAACTACATCCGCCCCGGCCGCTACATCTGCACCTGCTCCCCAGGTTATTATGGCAACAACTGCCAGTATG gTGGGCCGCGCGTGCCCGGTGCCTGCCTCTCCCACCCGTGCCAGAacgcaggcagctgcctggagaCGGAGCAGGGCTATGTCTGTGAATGTCAGGAGGGCTACACTGGGCAGGACTGTCGAGACA AGCTCTCGGAGGGATGCGAGTGTCGCAATGGAGGCAGTTGTCTGGAGGGGAATGTCACCATCTGCCAATGCCCACCTGGGTTTTTTGGTCTCCTCTGTGAATTTG AAGTCACTACCACGCCGTGCAACATGAACACGCAGTGCCCGGACGGCGGGTACTGCATGGAGTATGGTGGGAGCTACCTCTGCGTCTGCCACACTGACTACGGCACCAATCACA CAATGCCATCCCCCTGTGACTCGGAGCCCTGCATGAACGGGGGATCCTGTGAGGTTCACGACGACTCATACACGTGCGAGTGTCCTCGAGGCTTCCTTGGCAAGCACTGTGAGAAAG ccaagccacGGCTCTGCAGCACAGGGCCCTGTCGCAACGGGGGCACCTGCAGGGAGGCAGACGGCGAGTACCACTGCACCTGCCCCTACCGCTTCACTGGCAAGCACTGCGAGATCG GTAAGCCGGACCCCTGCGCCTCGGGGCCCTGCCAGAACGGGGGCACCTGCTTCCACTACATCGGCAAGTACAAGTGCGACTGTCCCCCAGGCTACGCCGGCCGGCACTGCGAGATCG TGCCCTCCCCGTGCTTCCTTAGCCCCTGTGAGAATGGTGCTACCTGCGAGGACCTCGGTGGGAACTACGCTTGCACCTGCCCGCTGGGCTATGTGGGGAAGCACTGCCAGTCCG AGGTTGACTGTGGTGTCCCCAGCGAGGTGAAGCATGCCCAGGCCTTTTTCAACTCCACCAAGGTGGGCTCGCTGGCTGAATACCAGTGTGAGCTGGGCTACACCCTCAGTCAGCACAACCACCCCCGTGTCTGCCGCTTGCCAGGCATCTGGAGCGACCCCCCCGAATGTGATG AGATTGATGAGTGCCggtcccagccctgcctgaaCGGTGGCCGGTGCAAGGACCACGTCGCAGAGTTCCTGTGCCTGTGTGAGCCGGGTTACACCGGCCACCACTGCGAGTCGG ATGTCGACGAGTGCCAGTCAGAGCCCTGCAAGAATGGTGGGACCTGCCAGGACCTCCCTGGGTCCTTCGCTTGCCACTGTCCCGAGGGTTTTGTGGGGACCCAGTGCGAGACAG AAGTGGATGCTTGTGAGTCGGGCCCTTGCCAAAATGGAGGGGAGTGCAAGAGCTACGGGGGCTCCTACCTTTGCATGTGCCCGGAGGGTTTCTTCGGCTACCACTGCGAGACAG CCAGCGACCCATGCTTCTCCAGCCCCTGCGGGAGCAGAGGCTATTGCCTGCCCAGCAACGGCACCCACAGCTGCACCTGCAAAGTCAGCTACACAGGCAAGAGCTGTGAAAAAG AATTGCTGCCACCAACCTCATTAAAGGTGGAAAGGGTGGAGGACACTGGTGTGTTGATTTCTTGGCACCCTCCTGAGGACGCAGCCGCCAGGCAACTCATTGACGGCTACGCCGTGACGTACGTATCCCTCGACGGCTCTTACCGCAGGACAGATTTTGTGGACCGAAGTCGTTCTGCCCACCAATTGCGGGCACTAGCCTCCGGCAGAGCCTacaatatttctgtcttttcagtCAAACGCAACGTGAACAACAAGAATGATATCAGCAGGCCCATCATGCTCACCACGCGCACTA GACCGCGTCCGGTGGAAGGCTTTGAGATCACAAACGTGACAGCCAGCACCATCACGGTGCAATGGGCTCTCCACCGGCTCAAGCACTCCACTGTCAGTAGGGTGCGTGTCTCCATCCGCCAGCCGGGGGACCTGGCAGACCGCACCGTGGAGCTGAACAGCAGCGTGGCCAAGTACACCTTCCT ggacctgcagccaggagagaggtATGTTGTCCATGTCACGACGCTGAGCGGCCTGGGAACAGAAGACCACCCCTCAGAGAGTCTGGCTACAGCCCCCTTCCACGTGTGGACAA GGCCTCTCCCCCCGCAAAACCTGACTGCCTCCCGCGTCACCGCCACCTCCGTGTCCATGGCGTGGGAGCAGCCACCCGCCGGCGCCGTGGAGGGGTACATCATCAACGTCACCACTGCTCAGAGTGTGAAGAGCCGCTATGTACCCAACGGGAAGCTCGTGTCCTACACGGTGCGGGACCTGCTCTCCGGGCAGCGGTACCGCCTGTCTGTGACGGCTGTGCAGAACACGGAGCAAGGCCAAGTGCACAGCGAGCCCATACACCTCTACGTCACCACCC TGCAGAGGGATGGGACTCCAGAGAGACGGTGGAGCCAAGCTGGACACCCCCGGGTCCTGCGCAACAGGCTGCCCCCAGCCTTCCTGCCCGAACTCCGCTTGCTAGCAGATCATGACACAGCTGAGGAGCCCTCACCAGCTCCCAG GTTCACCGAGCTGGTGGATGGCAGAGGGAGGATCAGCGCCAGGTTCGGCACTGTGTTGGGCAAATCGATCACTGTGAAGACAC AGCTGGAGGCTCCAGTGAAGCTGGAGAATGTGGAGGTGTCCAGCCAGGGCAGTCTGGCACTGCAGCTGCACGAGGCAAAGAGCAAGA GCGGGGGGCAGAACTGCTCTGTGAACCCGTGCAAGAACGGAGGCACCTGCGCCAGGGAGGCCGAGTCCTACCACTGTGACTGCCGCCCGGGATTCAAAGGCCGGCTCTGTGAGCTGG CAGCCTGCAAGAAGGTGCCACACTCGTGCACGCGGCTGTACTCGGAAACCAAGTCATTCCCCGTGTGGGAAGGAGGTACCTGCCACTACCT GTACAGGAGAGTCTACAAGGTACACCAGGACATCTGTTACAAGGAGAGCTGCGAGAGCACCGGTTCCGAGAAGACAACCAGCAG aaaaCCAAGCAACAGTCACACACTGAAGAAGCCATAG